From one Brevibacterium sp. 'Marine' genomic stretch:
- a CDS encoding LysR family transcriptional regulator yields the protein MTDITLRQLEYFLAVLDRGSVSEAAKECRVSQATVSAALAQLEKKLKVTLIARGPARRARPTSAGREFGMHAREILSTVSDAVESLNDESSLLQGPLRIGCIPTAAPRMLPGAASHFVRRHPQIDLSFVEAHPMTMQQMVLDGEVDVAVMYRKQIQIEGITRHDLADVQLHALVSADHPAASKDGVDIAELIDDPLILLDSPPTADLLVSQIRGVGYEPTVRWLIPNAETIRSMVGWGLGFSLANAVPHPDTRTFQGMPVRYLPVTNPEFANTIVGATMAGARLSKKLTAALDILRRTASETDPHRWNDADEPGRVKG from the coding sequence TGACTGACATCACGCTTCGCCAGCTCGAGTACTTTCTCGCCGTTCTCGACCGCGGCTCGGTGAGCGAAGCGGCAAAGGAGTGCCGCGTGTCTCAGGCGACGGTCTCTGCGGCACTCGCGCAGTTGGAGAAGAAGCTCAAAGTCACGCTCATCGCACGCGGCCCCGCGCGGCGTGCCCGCCCGACGAGTGCCGGCCGGGAGTTCGGTATGCACGCCAGGGAGATCCTGTCGACCGTCTCGGATGCCGTCGAATCGCTCAATGACGAGTCGTCTCTCCTGCAGGGGCCTCTGCGTATCGGCTGCATTCCGACGGCAGCGCCTCGGATGCTGCCGGGCGCTGCCTCTCATTTCGTCAGGCGGCATCCGCAGATCGATCTCAGCTTCGTCGAGGCTCATCCCATGACCATGCAGCAGATGGTCCTCGACGGGGAGGTCGATGTCGCTGTCATGTATCGCAAGCAGATTCAGATCGAGGGGATCACCCGACACGACCTCGCCGATGTGCAGCTGCATGCCCTCGTCTCCGCCGATCATCCTGCAGCGAGCAAGGATGGAGTGGATATCGCCGAACTCATCGACGACCCGCTCATCCTGCTCGATTCTCCGCCGACAGCCGACCTGCTCGTCAGTCAGATCCGTGGGGTCGGCTACGAGCCGACCGTGCGCTGGCTGATCCCCAACGCGGAGACGATCCGGTCGATGGTGGGCTGGGGCCTCGGATTCTCCCTGGCCAATGCCGTTCCTCACCCTGACACGCGGACATTTCAGGGCATGCCGGTGCGCTATCTGCCGGTGACGAACCCGGAATTCGCCAACACGATCGTCGGAGCGACGATGGCCGGAGCGAGGTTGTCGAAGAAGCTCACTGCGGCGTTGGACATCCTGCGCAGGACCGCGTCCGAAACCGATCCCCACCGGTGGAACGACGCGGATGAACCGGGCCGCGTAAAGGGCTGA
- the argH gene encoding argininosuccinate lyase, producing the protein MSERLSLWGGRFSDGPADALAALSKSTDFDWRLAKYDIAGSKPHAKVLHHAGLLTDDELSGMHSALDELLRQVEAGEYVAAESDEDVHSSLERGLIEIAGPELGGKLRAGRSRNDQIATMGRMYLRDHAREVAGLVLDTVEVLVAQAEEHPEAPMPGRTHLQHAQPVLLAHHLLAHAWPLLRDVARFVDFDARAGVSAYGSGALAGSSLGLDPQAVAADLGFNDSVENSIDGTASRDVFAEYLFITTMIGIDLSRLSEEVIAWATKEFSFVTLHDAYSTGSSIMPQKKNPDVAELTRGKSGRLIGDLTGLLSTLKALPLAYNRDLQEDKEPVFDATDTLELLLPAFTGMVATLKFDTERMAYLAPRGFALATDIAEWLVREGVPFRVAHELSGACVQLAESRDIELWDLSDEDFAGISPHLTPDVREVLTTLGSIDSRSAKGGTARSAVDQQISNAKAEVARLREFAGSARSV; encoded by the coding sequence GTGAGCGAACGACTGAGCCTGTGGGGCGGACGATTCTCCGACGGTCCGGCCGATGCGCTGGCCGCACTGAGCAAGTCCACGGACTTCGACTGGCGCCTGGCGAAGTACGACATCGCCGGTTCCAAGCCCCACGCGAAGGTCCTCCACCATGCGGGACTACTCACCGATGACGAGCTGTCGGGGATGCATTCGGCTCTCGACGAGCTGCTGCGTCAGGTTGAAGCCGGCGAATACGTGGCTGCCGAATCTGACGAGGATGTGCATTCGTCGCTCGAGCGCGGACTCATCGAGATCGCCGGTCCCGAGCTCGGCGGGAAGCTGCGTGCCGGACGGTCCCGCAACGACCAGATCGCGACGATGGGTCGGATGTACCTGCGCGACCATGCGCGTGAGGTCGCCGGTCTCGTCCTCGACACTGTCGAGGTGCTGGTCGCTCAGGCAGAAGAGCATCCCGAGGCGCCGATGCCTGGACGCACGCACCTCCAGCACGCTCAGCCGGTGCTGCTGGCGCACCATCTGCTTGCCCATGCGTGGCCGCTGCTGCGCGATGTCGCCCGCTTCGTCGATTTCGATGCGCGCGCCGGTGTCTCTGCGTATGGTTCGGGTGCTCTGGCCGGGTCGTCGTTGGGGCTCGATCCGCAGGCTGTGGCCGCGGATCTGGGGTTCAACGATTCGGTGGAGAACTCCATCGACGGCACGGCGTCGCGTGATGTCTTCGCCGAGTACCTGTTCATCACGACGATGATCGGAATCGACCTCTCGCGTCTGTCCGAGGAGGTCATCGCGTGGGCGACGAAGGAGTTCTCGTTCGTCACCCTCCACGATGCGTATTCGACGGGGTCGTCGATCATGCCGCAGAAGAAGAACCCCGACGTCGCCGAGCTCACTCGCGGTAAGTCGGGCCGTCTCATCGGTGATCTCACCGGTCTGCTGTCGACGCTCAAGGCGCTGCCGTTGGCGTACAACCGGGACCTGCAGGAGGACAAGGAGCCGGTCTTCGACGCCACAGACACTCTCGAGCTGCTGTTGCCGGCGTTCACCGGGATGGTTGCGACGCTGAAGTTCGATACCGAGCGCATGGCGTACCTTGCTCCGCGCGGATTCGCGCTGGCCACGGACATCGCCGAGTGGCTTGTGCGCGAGGGCGTGCCGTTCCGTGTCGCGCATGAGCTCTCGGGAGCGTGCGTGCAGCTGGCCGAGTCGCGGGACATCGAGCTGTGGGATCTCTCCGATGAGGACTTCGCGGGGATCTCACCGCACTTGACGCCTGACGTGCGCGAAGTGCTCACGACGCTCGGATCGATCGATTCGCGGTCGGCAAAGGGTGGCACGGCTCGCTCGGCCGTCGATCAGCAGATCTCCAACGCGAAGGCCGAAGTTGCTCGCCTGCGCGAGTTCGCGGGGTCGGCTCGCAGCGTGTGA
- a CDS encoding arginine repressor encodes MMAEPNSSAPLTKTARQQKIIDLITRQSVRSQIELAEALATQGITVTQATLSRDLAEVGAVKIRSTAGSVYAVPGEGGDRSLQQSTGESLDAKLPRILEELLVSAVSQDNTVVLRTPPGAAQYLASAIDRSSMVGIFGTLAGDDTVLVIADAAVGGAAVAETFLEYAAGGLAEG; translated from the coding sequence ATGATGGCCGAGCCGAACAGCAGCGCCCCGCTGACGAAGACCGCCCGCCAGCAGAAGATCATCGATCTCATCACCCGCCAATCCGTGCGGTCCCAGATTGAACTCGCCGAGGCGCTCGCGACGCAGGGCATCACCGTCACCCAAGCGACCCTGTCGCGCGACCTCGCCGAGGTGGGGGCCGTGAAGATCCGGTCCACCGCGGGATCCGTGTACGCCGTTCCCGGTGAAGGCGGGGACCGGTCCCTGCAGCAGTCGACGGGGGAGAGCCTCGATGCGAAGCTGCCGCGGATCCTCGAGGAGCTGCTCGTCTCCGCGGTCTCCCAGGACAACACGGTCGTGCTGCGTACCCCGCCCGGGGCCGCACAGTATCTGGCCTCGGCGATCGACCGGTCGTCGATGGTCGGCATCTTCGGCACTCTGGCCGGCGACGACACGGTCCTCGTCATCGCCGATGCCGCCGTCGGGGGAGCGGCCGTGGCCGAGACCTTCCTCGAATACGCGGCCGGAGGACTGGCCGAGGGGTGA
- the argF gene encoding ornithine carbamoyltransferase — translation MTRHFLKDTDLSPAEQTQVLDLAVELKAAPYSRTPLAGPQTAAVIFDKTSTRTRVSFAAGIAALGGQPLIINPGEAQLGHKESIADTAQVMSRMVSTIIWRTYAQAGLEEMAEYSSVPVINSLSDDFHPCQILADLLTIREHRGDVAGQTMTYFGDGANNMANSYALGGVNAGMHVRIAAPAGYQPDAAIVAEADALAADTGGSLTVTDDPVAAATGADVLVTDTWVSMGQEAAGRDDEASPFTKFQVNQELMNLSNDAIFLHCLPAYRGKEVTAEVIDGPASVVFIEAENRLHAQKALMTYLLER, via the coding sequence ATGACACGCCACTTCCTCAAGGACACGGACCTCAGTCCGGCCGAGCAGACGCAAGTCCTCGACCTCGCCGTCGAGCTCAAAGCCGCTCCCTACTCGCGGACCCCGCTGGCCGGCCCGCAGACCGCCGCGGTCATCTTCGACAAGACCTCGACGCGCACCCGGGTGTCGTTCGCCGCCGGCATCGCCGCGCTCGGCGGGCAGCCGCTCATCATCAACCCCGGTGAGGCGCAGCTCGGGCACAAGGAATCCATCGCCGACACCGCCCAGGTGATGTCGCGGATGGTCTCGACGATCATCTGGCGCACCTACGCGCAGGCCGGCCTCGAAGAGATGGCCGAATACTCCTCGGTGCCCGTCATCAACTCGCTGTCCGATGACTTCCACCCCTGCCAGATCCTGGCCGACCTGCTCACCATCCGCGAACACCGCGGCGACGTGGCCGGCCAGACCATGACGTACTTCGGCGACGGGGCGAACAACATGGCCAACTCCTACGCCCTCGGCGGAGTCAACGCCGGCATGCACGTGCGCATTGCCGCCCCCGCCGGATACCAGCCCGACGCCGCCATCGTCGCCGAAGCCGACGCACTCGCGGCCGACACCGGCGGATCGCTGACCGTCACCGACGATCCCGTTGCCGCCGCCACCGGCGCCGACGTCCTCGTCACCGACACCTGGGTGTCCATGGGCCAGGAGGCCGCCGGCCGCGACGACGAGGCCTCACCGTTCACGAAGTTCCAGGTCAACCAGGAACTGATGAACTTGAGCAACGACGCGATCTTCCTCCACTGCCTGCCCGCCTACCGCGGCAAAGAGGTCACGGCCGAGGTCATCGACGGCCCCGCCTCGGTGGTCTTCATTGAGGCCGAGAACCGCCTCCACGCGCAGAAGGCACTCATGACCTACCTCCTGGAGCGATGA
- a CDS encoding acetylornithine transaminase — translation MTETTDQTSTGQGSDQAQTWRDDFSRVLSPVFGSPQLDIVRGEGSYVWDASGKQYLDLLAGIAVNALGHCHPAWVSAITEQASTLGHISNFFTSPAQIGLAEKLHEILDLPAGSAVFFSNSGTEANEAAFKMARRAAGGGRPFIIAVEGAFHGRTMGALALTAKEAYRAPFAPGVPGVVHVPYGDVEALEAAINENTAAVFVEPVQGEVGVRMHPAGYLTAVRELTTKVGALMVLDEVQSGIGRTGSWFAHQDPEIGEGVTPDIITSAKGLGGGMPIGATITVGDANTGLLEAGQHGTTFGGNPLSCAAGLAVLETIEKDNLLDHVTEISDWLKPQLAKVDGIGEITGKGLLLGLELTPGEDGQVPDSKAVAARALEAGFIINPVAPGRLRLAPPLTITTDELTPFVDALPGLIAG, via the coding sequence ATGACCGAGACGACCGATCAGACTTCGACCGGGCAGGGTTCCGATCAGGCCCAGACGTGGCGGGACGATTTCTCCCGTGTGCTGTCCCCGGTATTTGGGTCCCCGCAGCTCGACATCGTCCGCGGCGAAGGCTCCTATGTGTGGGATGCCTCGGGCAAGCAGTACCTCGACCTGCTCGCCGGCATCGCCGTCAACGCCCTCGGCCACTGCCATCCCGCGTGGGTCAGCGCCATCACCGAACAGGCCTCGACGCTCGGCCACATCTCGAACTTCTTCACCTCCCCGGCCCAGATCGGCCTGGCCGAGAAACTCCACGAGATCCTCGACCTGCCCGCCGGATCTGCCGTGTTCTTCTCGAACTCGGGGACCGAAGCCAACGAGGCGGCCTTCAAGATGGCCCGCCGCGCCGCCGGCGGGGGACGGCCCTTCATCATCGCCGTCGAAGGCGCCTTCCACGGCCGCACCATGGGCGCCCTCGCGCTGACCGCGAAGGAAGCGTACCGCGCTCCCTTCGCTCCCGGTGTCCCCGGCGTCGTGCACGTGCCCTACGGCGATGTCGAAGCACTCGAAGCGGCGATCAATGAGAACACCGCCGCTGTGTTCGTCGAACCAGTCCAGGGTGAGGTCGGCGTGCGGATGCATCCGGCCGGCTACCTCACCGCGGTGCGCGAACTGACGACGAAGGTCGGGGCGCTCATGGTCCTCGACGAGGTGCAGTCGGGCATCGGCCGCACCGGTTCGTGGTTCGCCCACCAGGATCCCGAGATCGGCGAGGGCGTCACCCCGGACATCATCACCTCGGCGAAGGGGCTCGGCGGCGGCATGCCGATCGGCGCGACCATCACCGTCGGCGACGCGAATACTGGTCTGCTCGAAGCCGGACAGCACGGCACGACCTTCGGCGGCAACCCTCTGTCGTGCGCCGCCGGACTCGCCGTGCTCGAGACCATCGAGAAAGACAACCTCCTCGACCACGTCACCGAGATCAGCGACTGGCTCAAGCCTCAGCTGGCGAAGGTCGACGGGATCGGTGAGATCACCGGTAAGGGACTGCTCCTCGGGCTCGAACTGACACCTGGCGAGGACGGCCAAGTTCCGGATTCGAAAGCCGTGGCTGCCAGGGCACTCGAGGCCGGGTTCATCATCAACCCCGTCGCCCCCGGTCGCTTGCGCCTCGCCCCGCCGCTGACCATCACCACGGACGAGCTCACTCCGTTCGTCGACGCCCTGCCCGGGCTCATCGCCGGCTGA
- the argB gene encoding acetylglutamate kinase, with amino-acid sequence MNTPVDMSTKSTAARLAAAQVKAEALTEALPWIKTFAGATIVIKYGGNAMVSPELQQSFADDIAFLRFAGIRPVVVHGGGPQISAMLKRLGIESEFKAGQRVTTEEAAEVIRMVLSGQVNRDIVSRINQNGDAAIGLSGEDADLLLANKATAEVDGETIDLGRVGEIAQVNTTVLTELLDAGRVPVICSIASEIGGEAGKPLNINADLAASAVAKALKAHKLIMLTDVPGLYANWPDTSSLISRIDPDKLRELLPSLDSGMIPKMTAALEAIEHGVKQAHIIDGRMAHSLLLEVFTSEGIGTMVEDTIVEPAPLGDGHQANPAEAAPTDGLNASNDSNGGRS; translated from the coding sequence ATGAACACCCCCGTCGACATGTCCACGAAATCCACGGCCGCCCGGCTCGCCGCCGCCCAGGTCAAGGCCGAGGCCCTGACCGAGGCACTGCCCTGGATCAAGACCTTCGCCGGTGCCACGATCGTCATCAAATACGGCGGCAACGCCATGGTCTCCCCGGAGCTGCAGCAGTCGTTCGCCGATGACATCGCGTTCCTCCGCTTCGCCGGCATCCGCCCCGTCGTCGTCCACGGAGGCGGCCCCCAGATCTCTGCCATGCTGAAACGCCTGGGCATCGAATCCGAGTTCAAGGCCGGACAGCGCGTGACCACCGAGGAGGCCGCCGAAGTCATCCGCATGGTCCTGTCCGGCCAGGTCAACCGCGACATCGTGTCCCGGATCAACCAGAACGGTGACGCCGCGATCGGCCTGTCCGGTGAAGACGCCGACCTGCTGCTGGCGAACAAGGCCACCGCCGAGGTGGACGGGGAGACCATCGACCTCGGCCGGGTGGGCGAGATCGCCCAGGTGAATACGACAGTGCTCACCGAACTCCTCGATGCCGGACGGGTGCCCGTCATCTGCTCGATCGCCTCGGAAATCGGGGGAGAGGCGGGGAAGCCGCTGAACATCAATGCGGACCTGGCCGCCTCGGCGGTGGCGAAGGCGCTCAAGGCACACAAACTCATCATGCTCACCGATGTGCCCGGCCTCTACGCGAACTGGCCGGACACGTCCTCGCTCATATCCCGCATCGACCCGGACAAGCTACGCGAACTCCTGCCCTCGCTCGACTCGGGCATGATCCCGAAGATGACCGCGGCGCTCGAGGCGATCGAGCACGGGGTCAAGCAGGCCCACATCATCGACGGCCGGATGGCGCATTCCCTCCTCCTCGAGGTCTTCACCTCGGAGGGCATCGGCACCATGGTCGAAGACACCATCGTCGAACCCGCACCGCTGGGCGACGGGCACCAGGCGAACCCCGCCGAGGCGGCCCCGACGGACGGTTTGAACGCTAGCAACGACAGCAATGGAGGACGTTCATGA
- the argJ gene encoding bifunctional glutamate N-acetyltransferase/amino-acid acetyltransferase ArgJ, whose product MSVTAPLGFTAAGLTAGLKPSGTKDLSLVVNNGPDTVVAAVYTSNRCKANPILWSQKASANGQARAVVLNSGGANCYTGDFGYGTTTLTAQTTAELLTESGITTPAEDVLVCSTGLIGVGGQDFRDSIVNHLAPLVAAADTSVEAGQSAAEAIMTTDTVAKVATRTGSSGYTIGGMAKGAGMLAPGLATMLVVITTDAKLDQATLDQALRASTSQSFDRLDTDGCMSTNDTVILMSSGAHEAAVDTDEFTTLLRELCLDLMHQLHVDAEGAHHDIAITTKGAASEKDAVEVSRSVARSALFKAAIFGEDPNWGRVVAQVGTTSADFDPTQIDVIINGVQVCTASGPDEDPANVTFERTVDVVIDLHAGDDTATVWTSDLTHDYVEENSAYSS is encoded by the coding sequence ATGAGCGTGACCGCCCCACTCGGCTTCACCGCCGCCGGACTCACCGCCGGACTCAAACCCTCCGGCACCAAAGACCTCTCCCTGGTCGTCAACAACGGACCCGACACCGTCGTCGCCGCCGTCTACACCTCCAACCGGTGCAAGGCCAACCCCATCCTGTGGTCCCAGAAGGCCTCCGCTAACGGGCAGGCACGCGCCGTCGTCCTGAACTCCGGGGGAGCGAACTGCTACACCGGCGACTTCGGCTACGGGACGACGACCCTGACCGCGCAGACCACCGCCGAACTCCTCACCGAATCCGGCATCACCACCCCAGCTGAAGACGTGCTCGTCTGCTCCACCGGACTTATCGGCGTCGGTGGTCAAGACTTCCGCGACTCCATCGTGAATCACCTCGCCCCACTAGTCGCGGCCGCCGACACGAGCGTCGAAGCCGGTCAGTCCGCTGCCGAAGCGATAATGACCACCGACACCGTCGCAAAAGTTGCCACCCGCACCGGTTCCAGCGGGTACACGATCGGCGGCATGGCCAAGGGCGCGGGCATGCTCGCACCGGGGCTGGCGACCATGCTCGTCGTCATCACCACCGACGCCAAGCTCGACCAAGCGACTCTCGACCAAGCGCTGCGGGCTTCGACGAGCCAGTCCTTCGACCGACTCGACACCGACGGCTGCATGTCGACGAACGATACCGTCATCCTCATGTCGTCGGGCGCCCACGAAGCCGCCGTCGATACGGACGAGTTCACCACCCTGCTGCGCGAACTCTGCCTCGACCTCATGCACCAACTCCACGTCGACGCCGAAGGCGCCCACCACGACATCGCCATCACCACCAAAGGTGCTGCCAGCGAAAAAGACGCCGTCGAAGTCTCCCGGTCCGTGGCCCGCTCGGCCCTGTTCAAGGCCGCGATCTTCGGGGAGGACCCGAACTGGGGTCGCGTCGTCGCTCAGGTGGGAACCACCTCGGCGGATTTCGATCCCACACAGATCGACGTGATCATCAACGGCGTCCAGGTGTGCACGGCATCTGGCCCCGACGAAGACCCCGCGAACGTCACGTTCGAGCGCACCGTCGACGTCGTCATCGACCTCCACGCCGGCGACGACACCGCCACCGTGTGGACCTCGGACCTCACCCACGACTACGTCGAAGAGAACAGCGCCTACTCCTCATGA
- the argC gene encoding N-acetyl-gamma-glutamyl-phosphate reductase, translating into MNDLTVAVSGATGYAGGEVLRLLSTHPHLNVTTVCGHSTAGEKLGRHQPHLPRLSDLVVQESTAEVLAGHDVVILALPHGQSGQIAAELESTSPDTLIIDLAADHRLISAAAWEKFYGSAHQGTWTYGLPELLTAGGTKQREALKSTKRIAVPGCNVTAVSLGLAPLIQAGLAAPAGLNAVLANGVSGAGKALKPHLTAAEVLGNASPYGTGGTHRHVPEIEQNLNGVLGVDAADGPTRISFTPTLVPMARGILATITADAGEAAPRNAEGLLDAAALKEQLNAAFDQAYAGEAFVRVLPDGQWPQTAATTGSNVAQIQFTVDERAEKLLVVVALDNLVRGTAGQAIQSIHLALGLNETTALPLEGVAP; encoded by the coding sequence ATGAACGATCTTACGGTTGCCGTCTCCGGTGCCACCGGATACGCCGGGGGAGAGGTCCTCCGGCTGCTGAGCACTCACCCCCACTTGAACGTCACCACGGTGTGCGGACATTCCACCGCGGGTGAGAAGCTCGGCCGACATCAACCCCATCTTCCCCGATTGTCTGACCTCGTGGTCCAGGAGTCCACCGCCGAGGTGCTCGCCGGCCACGATGTCGTCATCCTCGCGCTCCCGCACGGACAGTCCGGACAGATCGCCGCCGAACTCGAATCCACGAGCCCGGACACCCTCATCATCGACCTCGCAGCCGACCACCGGCTCATCAGCGCGGCTGCTTGGGAGAAGTTCTACGGCTCCGCGCACCAGGGCACCTGGACCTACGGTCTGCCCGAGCTGCTCACCGCCGGCGGCACCAAACAGCGCGAGGCGCTCAAGTCCACGAAGCGCATCGCCGTGCCCGGCTGTAACGTCACCGCCGTGAGCCTCGGACTCGCACCGCTCATCCAGGCCGGACTAGCGGCGCCCGCCGGACTCAACGCGGTGCTGGCCAATGGTGTCTCCGGTGCAGGCAAGGCGCTCAAGCCGCATCTCACCGCCGCCGAGGTCCTCGGCAATGCCTCGCCCTATGGCACGGGTGGCACGCACCGGCACGTTCCCGAGATCGAACAGAACCTCAACGGCGTCCTCGGCGTCGACGCCGCCGACGGCCCCACCCGCATCTCATTCACCCCGACACTCGTGCCCATGGCCCGAGGCATCCTCGCGACCATCACCGCCGACGCTGGCGAAGCCGCACCACGCAACGCCGAAGGCCTCCTCGACGCTGCGGCACTCAAGGAGCAGCTGAACGCTGCCTTCGACCAGGCCTACGCCGGCGAAGCCTTCGTCCGCGTCCTGCCCGACGGCCAGTGGCCACAGACCGCTGCCACCACCGGATCGAACGTTGCGCAGATCCAGTTCACCGTCGACGAACGCGCGGAGAAGCTCCTCGTCGTTGTCGCACTGGACAACCTTGTGCGCGGCACGGCCGGACAAGCCATCCAATCCATCCACCTGGCCCTCGGTCTCAACGAGACCACCGCCCTTCCCCTCGAAGGAGTCGCCCCATGA
- a CDS encoding quinone oxidoreductase has translation MTQAVRAMQAGGPEVLEFGEIETPKPGPGEVLVNVEAAGVNFIDTYRRSGVYPMEYPHVVGVEGTGYIAEVGEGIESWQVGDRVAWHEGPGSYATQVVVKSDFLLRVPEGVSAEVAAAMPLQGLTAQYLATSSHEIKPGQTALVHAGAGGVGLLLTQIIKHLGGNVISTVSTDEKAELSRKAGADDVFLYGEGVDITAKVKELTDGEGVDVAYDGVGKDTFDASLASIKPLGSMVLFGGASGQVPPFDIQRLNSSGGIFLSRPSLAWFVRSSEELAKRSAMLFNGIEHGWLNFRVGATFALADAADAHRALEGRKTTGKVVLTV, from the coding sequence ATGACCCAGGCAGTTCGTGCGATGCAGGCTGGTGGACCGGAGGTCCTGGAGTTCGGTGAGATCGAGACTCCGAAGCCCGGTCCCGGTGAGGTGCTCGTCAACGTCGAGGCTGCGGGCGTGAATTTCATCGACACGTACCGTCGTTCGGGTGTGTATCCGATGGAGTACCCGCATGTCGTCGGCGTCGAGGGCACGGGATACATCGCCGAGGTGGGCGAGGGCATTGAGAGCTGGCAGGTCGGTGACCGTGTGGCATGGCACGAGGGCCCGGGTTCGTATGCGACGCAGGTCGTCGTGAAGTCGGACTTTCTTCTGCGCGTGCCGGAGGGTGTATCCGCCGAGGTGGCTGCGGCGATGCCGCTGCAGGGTCTGACGGCGCAGTACCTGGCGACGAGTTCGCATGAGATCAAGCCGGGACAGACGGCGCTCGTTCACGCGGGTGCCGGTGGTGTGGGTCTGCTGCTCACACAGATCATCAAGCATTTGGGTGGCAATGTCATCTCGACGGTGAGCACGGACGAGAAGGCGGAGCTGTCGCGCAAGGCTGGCGCGGATGACGTGTTCCTCTACGGCGAGGGCGTTGACATCACGGCGAAGGTCAAGGAGCTCACCGATGGTGAGGGCGTCGATGTCGCGTACGACGGTGTCGGCAAGGACACGTTCGATGCGTCGCTGGCGTCGATCAAGCCGTTGGGGTCGATGGTGCTCTTCGGAGGGGCGTCGGGACAGGTGCCGCCGTTCGACATTCAGCGTTTGAACTCTTCGGGCGGAATCTTCCTTTCGCGACCGTCGCTGGCATGGTTCGTCCGCAGCTCGGAGGAACTGGCGAAGCGTTCGGCGATGCTCTTCAACGGCATCGAACACGGCTGGCTCAACTTCCGCGTCGGTGCAACGTTCGCGCTGGCCGATGCTGCGGATGCGCATCGGGCCCTGGAGGGTCGAAAGACGACCGGCAAGGTTGTGTTGACGGTGTGA